One Vespa velutina chromosome 9, iVesVel2.1, whole genome shotgun sequence DNA segment encodes these proteins:
- the LOC124951576 gene encoding glutaredoxin-related protein 5, mitochondrial isoform X1, with the protein MLNLGGRLTRIIIRNFATKSDEIGNLVKKNKVVVFMKGIPEEPRCGFSNAVVQIFRMHGVSYDAHDVLQDEELRQGIKEYSKWPTIPQVFINGDFIGGCDILLEMHKNGELVEELKKVGIKSALLEKENTSQSESTKSKDTMKAFGISPNFS; encoded by the exons atgttgaaCCTCGGAGGAAGATTGACACGAATTATAATACGAAATTTTGCAACGAAATCCGACGAAATTGGGAATCTCGTTAAA aaaaataaagttgTTGTCTTTATGAAAGGCATACCGGAGGAACCAAGATGTGGTTTCAGTAATGCCGTAGTTCAGATATTTAGAATGCATGGTGTTTCTTATGACGCCCATGATGTTCTACAAGATGAAGAACTTAGACAAG GTATTAAAGAATATTCAAAGTGGCCTACGATACCCCAAGTATTTATCAATGGAGATTTCATTGGTGGATGTGATATTTTGTTAGAAATGCATAAAAATGGCGAATTAGtagaagaattgaaaaaagtaGGAATTAAAAGCGCTTtgttggagaaagaaaatacttctCAAAGTGAATCAACAAAGTCCAAGGA
- the LOC124951576 gene encoding glutaredoxin-related protein 5, mitochondrial isoform X2, producing MLNLGGRLTRIIIRNFATKSDEIGNLVKKNKVVVFMKGIPEEPRCGFSNAVVQIFRMHGVSYDAHDVLQDEELRQGIKEYSKWPTIPQVFINGDFIGGCDILLEMHKNGELVEELKKVGIKSALLEKENTSQSESTKSKDTHQ from the exons atgttgaaCCTCGGAGGAAGATTGACACGAATTATAATACGAAATTTTGCAACGAAATCCGACGAAATTGGGAATCTCGTTAAA aaaaataaagttgTTGTCTTTATGAAAGGCATACCGGAGGAACCAAGATGTGGTTTCAGTAATGCCGTAGTTCAGATATTTAGAATGCATGGTGTTTCTTATGACGCCCATGATGTTCTACAAGATGAAGAACTTAGACAAG GTATTAAAGAATATTCAAAGTGGCCTACGATACCCCAAGTATTTATCAATGGAGATTTCATTGGTGGATGTGATATTTTGTTAGAAATGCATAAAAATGGCGAATTAGtagaagaattgaaaaaagtaGGAATTAAAAGCGCTTtgttggagaaagaaaatacttctCAAAGTGAATCAACAAAGTCCAAGGA TACGCATCAATAA